Genomic DNA from Triticum dicoccoides isolate Atlit2015 ecotype Zavitan chromosome 4B, WEW_v2.0, whole genome shotgun sequence:
AAGATTTTAACGTCGAAAACCTCTCCAACATGAAGGAGAAAAAATCACGTGCGCCAGCCAGCTAACTTCACTATATCAGGAGAGGTTACAAATGCCGGGGGTTTACAACTGATCATCTTATCCCATGTGGCTACTTATAATGGATATATATAGTAGAGGTGACCGAGGTTAATACTGATCTGCTCCACTCCGGCCCAAGCCTCCCGGCGACCAGCCGGAGCTGGGAGGCTCAGGTCGGCGCTATGCTCCTTTTGTCGGAAGTTAGCCTTTATCTTGGTATATGAATTTGGATCATAAAAAAACAAATTTCACTTTGAGGAAATTTCATCTTGTTGCATAAAATGAGAAACTTCTCCCTAACAACAAAGAAAACACTATCGGCGCCAAACAGCCGCTAGGGCTAATGGGTTGTtccaactaagcctgagcaaaaAGCTCAAACTTAGCAACAGGTACTGGCTTTGTCCACATATCAGCAGGAATATCATGAATACTGACCTTTGCATACCATCATCTTACCTTAATCAACAATGTCTTGAACATAATGGTATTTGACATCAATGTGCGGTTTTCTCTCATGAAACATTTGATCCTTACTAAAGCTATATGACACTCTGATTGTCACAAAATAGATCAATGCAAGAATTATCTCCACAAAGCTCAGCATACGAACCTTTTAGCGAAACTGATTCTTTACATGCTTCTGTaatagctatgtattctgcttcaatgGTAGATTGAGCAACTACTGATTGCAATGTTGCCCTTGAACTCACGACACAACCACCAACAGTGAACACATAACCTGTAAGGGACCTCTTCTTGTCCAAATCGCTGAAAGCAAAATCTGAATCCACATAGCCCGCTTGTCCCTCAACAGTCctgccaaatttcaaacaagcattgGAAGTGTCATGAAGGTATATGAAAATCCACTCAACAACCTTTCAATGTTCTTTAGCAGAGTTAGCCGCCCAAGCCTCCCCATGATGGGTCGGAGCTCTACTTCGCTCGTCAGAAGTTAACCTTTGTCTTTATATATGAATTTGGATCATAACATAACACCCATATATAGGCGCCGCCGACGGTCCGCCttgtctccggtggccttaggccCATGGAACGCGAGGGGGAGTGGGGAGGGTCCTGCTTCATTTTTAGCTTTTCTTGAGTTCGATTAGGGCTTATGTCCCGCTTACAAAGGCGTGGAAGCGGCTTCCTGAAGATGAAATAAGATTCTCCCCGCCTAACCCTCTCGTCCCGGCAGTGCATCTAGTGTCATCAAAGGGCGTGTGGAGGTCTGTCGCCGGCGCACCTCACATGATCTGGTCGGTGTTGGTCTTCGGAAAATCCCCTTTATCCAGGATTTGTTCACGGGTCTACAGGTTGGATTCTTCTGATCTATACTTCTCTTCATTGGCGCCGGTTGTTATTCCAATGTGTTAGTCACGTGGGACTTTAGCATGATGACTTCCCGACTGtccactacaacaagttttgctcaACTCATCGAAAGAGGGGCAATGACAATGACATGgattcggctcgctccagtgcttgtagtcgttgttAGGTGATGGATGCATTTTTGTTACTGCTGTTTTTATAGTCTCATGACAAATGATTAGATCGGAagttttcaaaagaaaaaaatcAGACAATCGCGCGTGTGAGCTAGTGTGCGTACGTGCACGTCTTACTCTTTCCGAACAATCAAGCATAATCTGTCATCTGCTCGCTGTAAGCTGGGATGCAGAAACTAATGAAGAATCAATTGCCGCCATGAATGTCGCGACGGGCATCTTTGCTGGAAGGCTTGGTAGAGGCGCCTCAAATCGTAGCACGTTGACCGCTTGCTTGATGGACGGCCTCAGGGTCCTATCAGGGTGCGCGCACCAGAGCCCGACGACCATCACACACTCCATCTCCCGTTCGTCAAACTCCAGGTTGAGCTGCGCATCAGCCGCTTCAAGGGTCCTTCTACTTTCCCATGAATCCCAAACCCATTGCACCAGATGAATGATGTCCTCTTGCCCCCGAGCAACCGCGGGCCGCTTGCCGCAGGCGATCTCGAGCATGACGACGCCAAAGCTGTAGACATCAGACTCGACGCTGGTCCTTCCGGTGACCACACACTCAGGATCCATGTAGCCCATAGTTCCTGCAAGACCTGTTGTGTATGGTCCTCGGCCGTGGTCGACAAGCCGGGCAAGCCCAAAATCACCAAGTTTGGCACAGAAGGATGCATCTAACATGATGTTGCTTGGCTTGATGTCACGATGCAGAACACATTGCTCCCAATCTTGATGCAGGTACAGAAGTGCCGACCCAAGCCCCAACACAATCTCATATCTAAAAGCAGCATCAAACAAAATAACCTAAAACATATTAGTCCAGAGTCCGGAGGGACAAGCTAGAGGCATAGTCAATAACATGCGCACCTGAGTGGCCACAATAATGTGGCGTTTGAACAATAAAGGTGAGTATCTAGGCTGCCATGGGGCATAAGATCGTACACAAGCAAGAGCTCGCCGCCATCATGGCACCAACCAATAAGCTGTACGATGTTTCGATGCCTCAAACGACTTATGATCTTCACCTCTGACATGTACTCCTTCCTCCCCTGCTTGGAGGTCTTGGACACTTTTTTTATAGCCACCTCTACTTTAAGCTCCTTCAAAAATCCTTTGTACACGGAACCAAAACCACCTTCACCCAGCTTCATCTGGTCGGAGAAGTTGCTGGTGGCGACGGCAAGATCGCTATAGCGAAACCGCCTGGGCCCTGTCCCTTTCTTGAATTCCTCTTCCAATGGATCATCGTCAAAATTATCTACTTGTGTCGCCATGCGATTTCGCCTCCGGCGGAGCAAAAGGAAAAAAACCAAGAGACTCGAGGAGATGACGAAGACGACACCGGCAGACACGCCGGCCACCAGCGGCGTCCTGCTGCTAGTACGCTCGGTGGCAAGTGGCAGAGCTTCTGAAtggaaaaacacacacacacacactaccatcAATTACTGGGAGAATGTCACGTGATGTACGTTTTATCTTCGGCAATTGGTGTGAGAGAGCAGAGAACCAGTAAAAAAAATTCGGAAAAGGAAGTAATAGCACTAAGTTACTAACCTCCTGCCCCTGGTGGGAGATTGGACGGCGGTGGCTGTGCACCTGGTGGGAGATTGGGCGGCGGTGCCTGCGCAAGTGGCGGTGGAATAGTGGCACGGAGAAACTCGCCGTCGCCGATGGCGTATATGGCGTAGCAGCTGTAGCCCTTGATGCTACCACCGGTGTTGTTAGGGAAAACACTCGAGAGGTTTGCCACGAATTTGGTAAGGCACCTGCTGCACTCGCTCGCGTTCAGATCCCTCGTGCACTGCACCAGACCGTGCATGGTCGTCGGCGACTGCGAGCTGGCCGCGTACGGCACGCTCCCGTTCGCGAGCCGCAGCGGCGAACGTGCCGCCTCCGCCGCTAACCGGGTGAGCAGATCCCACCTCGTGTTGTTCATGCTGGCCGGATAGTCCACCTTGTTGTAGTCCCACGAGTAGATGGCGACGGTGAGGTCCGCGACGGAGACGAAGGACTCGTTGGAGTAGCGGAGAAGGCACGGGCCGTAGGCGGCCTTCATCTGCCGGCTGAATGGGCACACGTACTCTGTCTCGGGGGCTGCGGCGTAGAGGCAGTCGTGGCACTGGGTCCAGTTGCCGTCCGCATAGCACGAGATGAGGCCGAACACCTCGTCCGGCGATTCGCCGGCCGTGCCGTTGTAGTAGCCACGGTTGTCGATGCCACGCATCTGGAGGTCACTCAAGAGGGCAAGAAGATTCCGCCGGTACTGGCTATTCCATGTGTAGTTACCCGTGGTCGAGCAGTTAGGATTAAATGGCCAGTGTGTCTGTCCCTCTGCTACAGCGAGGCCGACGCCGGAGGAGGACATGACAACGGCGAGGAGAAGCAGCAGAAGG
This window encodes:
- the LOC119293299 gene encoding L-type lectin-domain containing receptor kinase IX.1-like, translating into MAAALRRLLLLLLAVVMSSSGVGLAVAEGQTHWPFNPNCSTTGNYTWNSQYRRNLLALLSDLQMRGIDNRGYYNGTAGESPDEVFGLISCYADGNWTQCHDCLYAAAPETEYVCPFSRQMKAAYGPCLLRYSNESFVSVADLTVAIYSWDYNKVDYPASMNNTRWDLLTRLAAEAARSPLRLANGSVPYAASSQSPTTMHGLVQCTRDLNASECSRCLTKFVANLSSVFPNNTGGSIKGYSCYAIYAIGDGEFLRATIPPPLAQAPPPNLPPGAQPPPSNLPPGAGEALPLATERTSSRTPLVAGVSAGVVFVISSSLLVFFLLLRRRRNRMATQVDNFDDDPLEEEFKKGTGPRRFRYSDLAVATSNFSDQMKLGEGGFGSVYKGFLKELKVEVAIKKVSKTSKQGRKEYMSEVKIISRLRHRNIVQLIGWCHDGGELLLVYDLMPHGSLDTHLYCSNATLLWPLRYEIVLGLGSALLYLHQDWEQCVLHRDIKPSNIMLDASFCAKLGDFGLARLVDHGRGPYTTGLAGTMGYMDPECVVTGRTSVESDVYSFGVVMLEIACGKRPAVARGQEDIIHLVQWVWDSWESRRTLEAADAQLNLEFDEREMECVMVVGLWCAHPDRTLRPSIKQAVNVLRFEAPLPSLPAKMPVATFMAAIDSSLVSASQLTASR